The bacterium genome has a segment encoding these proteins:
- a CDS encoding RsmE family RNA methyltransferase, with the protein MNSAFYQEKVENTLLVKDKEEFHHLVKVRRVRKGEIIRLIDGKGNEFIARVDEINLRGRVLKATILEHHLKKHELPFKITLAFSPLADGKANDYLIEKCTELGVNGFVPVLFERSVKKRFRLERWSRIAREAVKQSNRSTVPTIVEPISFPELLKIEGFQHKFFGYLEGNPLDCETSILGDTLIVIGPEGDLTSKEVEALLKAGFTGFRFGETVLKAETAAVALATLIIFRMGGTIKIKRR; encoded by the coding sequence ATGAATTCCGCTTTCTATCAGGAAAAGGTTGAAAATACCCTGCTGGTTAAAGATAAAGAGGAATTTCACCATCTTGTAAAGGTAAGGCGAGTTAGAAAAGGCGAAATTATCAGGCTTATTGACGGGAAGGGTAATGAGTTTATTGCGCGAGTTGATGAGATAAATTTACGTGGCCGAGTTTTAAAAGCAACAATACTTGAGCATCATTTGAAAAAACACGAATTACCTTTTAAAATTACACTTGCCTTTTCTCCATTAGCGGACGGGAAGGCGAACGATTATTTAATAGAAAAATGTACTGAGCTTGGTGTAAATGGATTTGTACCTGTATTATTTGAAAGAAGCGTTAAAAAGCGTTTCAGGTTAGAGAGGTGGTCGAGAATAGCGAGAGAAGCTGTAAAGCAAAGCAATCGTTCCACAGTACCAACTATTGTTGAACCGATAAGTTTTCCTGAACTTTTGAAAATAGAGGGATTCCAGCATAAGTTTTTTGGGTATTTGGAGGGTAATCCCCTCGATTGTGAAACTTCTATATTGGGTGACACTTTAATTGTAATTGGGCCCGAGGGTGATTTGACGAGCAAAGAGGTTGAGGCCCTCTTGAAAGCAGGGTTCACTGGTTTCAGGTTTGGTGAAACTGTCTTAAAGGCTGAGACCGCAGCGGTGGCTTTAGCCACTTTAATTATTTTTAGAATGGGGGGCACTATAAAAATTAAAAGGAGGTGA
- the rpsU gene encoding 30S ribosomal protein S21: MSGVRLRDGESFESLLKRFRKVVAADGILQDVKKYQYYEKPSEKKKKELLAARRRMLRKMRRNEE, encoded by the coding sequence GTGTCTGGCGTTAGACTGCGTGATGGCGAAAGTTTTGAAAGCCTTCTAAAAAGATTCAGAAAGGTTGTGGCTGCTGATGGCATTCTTCAAGATGTCAAAAAATATCAGTATTATGAAAAACCTTCTGAGAAAAAGAAGAAAGAACTTCTGGCAGCAAGAAGGCGAATGCTTCGTAAAATGAGGAGAAATGAGGAGTAA